The following are encoded together in the Culex pipiens pallens isolate TS chromosome 1, TS_CPP_V2, whole genome shotgun sequence genome:
- the LOC128092610 gene encoding uncharacterized protein LOC128092610: protein MAFYNGIQTNLFYSNNAENLTNIKYKLVVLIQTVVANILRKMKLAYFLLLLLPLLSSVLLVAAGGGNKPSEARRDAKVGGASAQQKAKKANEQARIVKKNKG, encoded by the exons ATGGCCTTTTATAATGGAATACAAACAAATCTGTTCTATTCAAACAATGCAGAAAATCTGACGAATATAAAATACAAGTTGGTTGTTCTGATTCAAACAGTCGTTGCTAATATTCTAAGAAAAATGAAGCTTGCATACT TTCTCCTGCTACTGTTGCCGCTTTTGAGCAGCGTGCTGCTGGTGGCAGCTGGCGGAGGAAACAAACCTTCCGAGGCCCGTCGGGATGCAAAAGTTGGCGGAGCTTCTGCACAGCAAAAGGCCAAGAAGGCCAACGAGCAGGCCCGAATTGTGAAGAAGAACAAAGGATAG